The following coding sequences are from one Candidatus Zixiibacteriota bacterium window:
- a CDS encoding response regulator, which translates to MNKPSILVVDDELLIRDLLYDFFTSQGWDISVAEDGEKALAMTRARKFDLILTDIKMPQMDGLALSSHVRESYPAMPIVLMTGFPSVDSAVAALRTKVDDYVIKPFNINQLHKLLESKLKAVRD; encoded by the coding sequence ATGAACAAACCTTCAATCCTGGTAGTGGATGATGAGCTGCTTATACGGGACCTGCTCTATGATTTCTTCACGAGCCAGGGCTGGGATATCTCAGTGGCCGAGGACGGCGAAAAAGCGCTGGCCATGACGCGCGCCCGGAAATTCGACCTGATCCTGACCGACATTAAGATGCCTCAGATGGACGGCCTCGCGCTCTCCAGCCATGTCAGGGAATCGTACCCGGCTATGCCGATCGTCCTCATGACCGGATTTCCATCGGTGGATTCAGCCGTGGCGGCGCTCAGGACTAAGGTGGACGATTACGTCATCAAGCCGTTCAATATAAACCAACTCCACAAACTGCTCGAGTCCAAGCTGAAGGCCGTACGGGACTAG
- a CDS encoding protein-glutamate O-methyltransferase CheR: MSLDEFQMIRDFIHEKSGIYFAENKMYLVQNRLEKRMTELDIKTVRDYFYHVKYDISQREFNRLMVVMTTNETSFYRNEPQLLCFSDEVLPLLLREKTQSRGNRTLRIWSAGCSTGEEPYTLAILILERLKNPTGWNIEIVANDISEDVLQKARVGTYSGTTIRNVNPDILARYFTQSGDNYTVKPEVKALVKFSQINLNDPHKVAMMTNMDVIFCRNVMIYFSDGVKKQIVRGFFDSLVPGRYLFIGHSETLHGISKAFKLIYFKNALVYRKDVEKAKSSGTLETSRAADVLATVGATATAGMAGGAARVLDLLSKIKPMTVKK, encoded by the coding sequence ATGTCACTGGATGAGTTCCAGATGATCCGCGACTTCATCCATGAGAAAAGCGGTATCTATTTCGCCGAGAACAAAATGTACCTCGTGCAGAATCGCCTCGAAAAACGGATGACGGAACTGGACATTAAAACCGTCCGGGATTACTTCTATCACGTCAAGTATGATATCTCCCAGCGCGAGTTCAACCGGCTCATGGTGGTAATGACCACCAACGAAACGAGTTTCTACCGCAATGAACCGCAACTGCTCTGCTTTTCCGATGAAGTACTGCCGCTATTGCTCCGGGAAAAAACGCAGTCGCGCGGCAACCGAACACTGCGAATCTGGTCGGCCGGCTGTTCGACCGGCGAAGAACCGTACACCCTGGCTATTTTGATTTTGGAGCGATTGAAGAATCCGACCGGTTGGAATATCGAAATCGTCGCCAACGACATTTCCGAAGACGTCCTGCAAAAGGCGAGAGTCGGCACCTATTCCGGCACCACGATCCGCAACGTGAACCCGGACATACTGGCCCGCTACTTCACCCAATCGGGCGACAACTACACGGTAAAGCCGGAGGTCAAGGCGCTGGTCAAGTTCAGCCAGATCAATTTGAACGATCCACACAAAGTGGCGATGATGACCAACATGGATGTCATCTTCTGCCGCAACGTGATGATATATTTCTCCGACGGCGTCAAGAAGCAGATCGTGCGCGGGTTTTTCGATTCACTGGTACCCGGACGCTATCTGTTTATCGGACATTCCGAAACGCTTCACGGCATTTCCAAGGCCTTCAAGCTTATCTATTTCAAGAATGCTCTCGTATACCGCAAGGACGTGGAGAAGGCCAAGTCGAGCGGGACACTCGAGACAAGCCGGGCGGCCGACGTGCTCGCAACTGTCGGCGCGACTGCGACCGCGGGAATGGCCGGCGGGGCGGCCCGGGTGCTGGACCTACTCAGCAAGATTAAACCTATGACGGTAAAGAAGTGA
- a CDS encoding response regulator — protein MNQTILVVDDSPTVIKFLAFSLKSQGYQVVSASDGMDALEKMSGLSTDPDLIITDLNMPNLDGYGLIEAVRQSRRQMPIIILSSEEDEADRAKGMAVGANSYIVKPFRPDVLLSEVSKQLKRT, from the coding sequence ATGAATCAAACCATTCTTGTGGTCGACGATTCGCCGACCGTAATCAAGTTCCTGGCGTTCTCGCTGAAAAGCCAGGGTTACCAGGTGGTATCGGCCAGCGACGGCATGGACGCGCTGGAAAAAATGTCCGGGTTGTCGACCGATCCGGACCTGATCATCACCGATCTGAATATGCCCAATCTCGACGGATACGGATTGATCGAGGCGGTCAGACAGAGTCGGCGGCAGATGCCGATAATAATACTGTCGTCAGAGGAGGACGAAGCAGACCGCGCAAAAGGCATGGCCGTGGGCGCCAACTCCTATATTGTCAAACCGTTCCGCCCGGACGTGCTATTGTCCGAAGTGTCCAAACAACTGAAGCGCACATGA
- a CDS encoding response regulator, with protein MFDLKILAVDDSPTMRRIIINTLKRAGFNHVIEASDGKDALAKMKVEKPNFVITDWNMPEMDGLTFITALRAMDEYKELPVLMVTTRSVKEDIVDAMKAGVNNYIVKPFTPDTLKAKIEQMLGK; from the coding sequence GTGTTTGATCTAAAAATACTGGCGGTGGACGACAGCCCGACCATGCGGCGGATCATCATCAATACGCTCAAGCGCGCCGGGTTCAATCATGTCATCGAGGCCAGCGACGGCAAGGACGCCCTGGCCAAAATGAAGGTGGAAAAGCCCAATTTCGTCATAACTGACTGGAATATGCCCGAGATGGACGGGCTTACTTTTATCACTGCACTACGGGCCATGGACGAATACAAGGAGCTGCCGGTTCTGATGGTGACCACCCGGTCGGTTAAGGAGGACATAGTCGATGCCATGAAGGCCGGGGTAAACAACTATATCGTGAAGCCGTTCACTCCGGACACTCTGAAGGCCAAGATCGAGCAGATGCTCGGCAAGTAG
- a CDS encoding chemotaxis protein CheA, whose protein sequence is MDQDPEVALDDMKEIINDFLIEADELIGSLDENLVALESAPGDLDLLNAIFRAAHTIKGTSSFLGFEQVTTLTHRMEDILNRLRKAELAVTPEIMDVLLQAVDVLKVLLGHVRNRTGQSVDIDDIIARLVAANDGTAVDSAVAPVPLTQAATESHGEQVLSVPDALAKATGVGQDAPAGNALSQTIRVDVNRLDALLNLTGELVLSRNSLAQTISSICKSGRLDDAGELLSRSVAGLNYITGELQLAVMKMRMQPIGKVFSKFPRLVRDLARDLGKDIELTIEGETTELDKSVIEAIGDPLVHLVRNSCDHGIETSDERTALGKPAGGHVVLSASREGSYMIIRVIDDGRGLDAAAIRAKAVERQMISEADAARLTDREVYSFIFAAGFSTAKQITDVSGRGVGMDVVRTNIEKLNGLIELDSNLGFGTTVTFKLPLTLAILQGLLIESDQEVYILPLSSVNEVVRTENASVHYVNQRPVMRLRDEIIPLINLGRILRRNPAGFTLVEKPYVVVVALADRKLGIMIDRFVGQEEVVIKSLGAYLGATTGVAGATILGDGRIRLIIDLAGLFHLASDLR, encoded by the coding sequence ATGGACCAGGATCCGGAAGTTGCCCTCGATGACATGAAGGAAATCATCAATGATTTCCTGATCGAGGCAGATGAGCTGATAGGGTCGCTGGACGAAAACCTGGTAGCGCTCGAAAGCGCCCCGGGCGATCTGGACTTGCTGAACGCCATATTTCGCGCCGCCCACACGATCAAGGGCACATCGAGTTTTCTCGGATTCGAGCAAGTCACCACGCTGACCCACCGGATGGAGGATATCCTCAACCGTCTCCGCAAGGCCGAATTGGCCGTCACACCGGAAATCATGGACGTGCTGCTCCAAGCGGTAGACGTGCTCAAAGTCCTGCTCGGCCATGTCCGCAATCGCACCGGACAGTCAGTCGATATCGACGACATCATCGCTCGTCTGGTGGCCGCCAACGACGGGACGGCCGTTGATTCGGCTGTTGCGCCGGTTCCGCTCACACAGGCTGCGACGGAATCTCATGGGGAACAAGTGCTGTCAGTCCCGGATGCGCTGGCCAAAGCCACAGGAGTTGGCCAGGACGCCCCCGCCGGAAACGCCCTGAGCCAGACCATACGTGTCGATGTCAACCGGCTGGACGCCCTCCTGAATCTTACGGGCGAACTGGTGCTCTCGCGCAACAGCCTTGCTCAAACCATAAGCTCGATCTGCAAGTCAGGCCGGTTGGATGATGCCGGGGAATTGCTGAGTCGCTCGGTGGCCGGCCTCAACTATATCACCGGCGAGCTCCAGTTGGCCGTCATGAAAATGCGGATGCAGCCGATCGGCAAAGTGTTTTCCAAATTCCCGCGCCTGGTGCGCGACCTTGCCCGCGACCTCGGCAAGGACATCGAACTGACCATCGAGGGCGAAACCACCGAGCTGGATAAGTCCGTGATCGAGGCAATCGGCGATCCGCTGGTGCATCTCGTACGCAATTCCTGCGACCACGGCATAGAGACTTCCGATGAACGAACGGCCCTGGGCAAACCGGCCGGCGGCCACGTCGTGCTCAGTGCCAGCCGGGAAGGGTCGTACATGATCATTCGCGTGATCGACGACGGCCGCGGCCTGGACGCGGCGGCGATCCGCGCCAAGGCCGTAGAACGGCAGATGATAAGCGAGGCGGATGCCGCCCGACTGACAGATCGAGAAGTATATTCGTTCATCTTTGCCGCCGGGTTCTCTACAGCCAAGCAGATTACCGACGTCTCCGGGCGCGGTGTGGGTATGGATGTTGTCCGCACCAATATCGAGAAATTGAACGGGCTGATCGAGCTGGATTCTAACCTCGGTTTCGGGACCACGGTCACTTTCAAACTGCCGCTGACACTTGCTATCTTACAGGGCCTGCTGATTGAATCCGACCAGGAGGTCTACATCCTTCCGCTGTCCAGCGTCAATGAGGTAGTCCGCACCGAAAATGCCTCGGTGCACTATGTGAATCAGCGCCCTGTGATGCGGCTCCGCGATGAGATCATCCCGCTCATAAACCTCGGGCGAATACTCCGCAGAAATCCTGCCGGGTTCACGCTCGTCGAGAAACCGTATGTGGTCGTAGTCGCACTTGCCGATCGCAAGCTGGGCATAATGATTGATCGCTTTGTGGGGCAGGAGGAGGTCGTGATCAAATCGCTCGGCGCGTATCTCGGCGCCACTACCGGCGTGGCCGGCGCGACCATTCTCGGTGATGGCCGAATCCGTTTAATAATCGACCTGGCAGGACTCTTCCACTTAGCCTCGGACCTGAGATAA